One genomic window of Globicephala melas chromosome 8, mGloMel1.2, whole genome shotgun sequence includes the following:
- the LOC115840364 gene encoding solute carrier family 22 member 6 isoform X1, with the protein MAFNDLLLQVGGAGRFQQIQVTLVVLPLLLMASHNTLQNFTAAVPTHHCRPPADTNLSKDGELDAWLPRDGQGRPESCLRFTSPQRGLPFPNGTETNGTGATEPCTHGWIYDNSTFPSTIVMEWDLVCSRRALRQLAQSLYMVGVLLGAMIFGHLADRLGRRKVLILNYLQTAVSGTCAAFAPNFPVYCAFRLLSGMSLAGISLNCMTLNVEWMPIHTRACVGTLIGYVYSLGQFLLAGVAYAVPHWRYLQLLVSVPFFAFFIYSWFFIESARWYSSSGRLDLTLKALQRVAWINGKREEGANLSMEVLRASLQKELTLGKGQASAVELLRCPALRRLFLCLSMLWFATSFAYYGLVMDLQGFGVSIYLIQMIFGAVDLPAKLVGFLVINSMGRRPAQMASLLLAGVCILINGVVPQDQSIVRTSLAVLGKGCLAASFNCIFLYTGELYPTVIRQTGLGMGSTLARVGSIVSPLVSMTAEIYPSVPLFIYGAVPVAASAATAFLPETLGQPLPDTVQDVEDRRRGKRRQQRQERKQMVPLQASAQAKDGL; encoded by the exons ATGGCCTTCAATGACCTCCTGCTGCAGGTGGGGGGCGCCGGCCGCTTCCAGCAGATCCAGGTCACTCTGGTGGTCCTCCCCCTGCTCCTGATGGCCTCCCACAACACTCTGCAGAACTTCACCGCCGCTGTCCCCACCCACCACTGCCGCCCGCCTGCCGACACCAACCTCAGCAAGGACGGGGAGCTGGACGCCTGGCTGCCCCGGGACGGGCAGGGGCGGCCCGAGTCCTGCCTCCGCTTCACCTCCCCCCAGCGGGGGCTGCCCTTTCCCAACGGCACAGAGACCAATGGCACGGGGGCCACAGAGCCCTGCACCCACGGCTGGATCTATGACAATAGCACCTTCCCTTCCACCATCGTGATGGAG tGGGACCTCGTGTGTTCTCGTAGGGCCTTACGCCAGCTGGCTCAGTCCTTGTACATGGTAGGGGTGCTTCTCGGAGCCATGATATTCGGGCACCTGGCAGACAG GCTGGGCCGCCGGAAGGTGCTCATCTTGAACTACCTGCAGACGGCTGTGTCAGGAACCTGCGCCGCCTTTGCTCCCAACTTCCCCGTCTACTGCGCCTTCCGGCTCCTCTCGGGCATGTCGCTGGCTGGCATTTCCCTCAACTGCATGACACTGA ATGTGGAGTGGATGCCCATCCACACGCGGGCCTGCGTGGGCACCCTGATTGGCTATGTCTACAGCCTGGGCCAGTTTCTCCTGGCTGGTGTGGCCTATGCTGTGCCCCACTGGCGCTACCTGCAGCTGCTGGTCTCCGTGCCCTTTTTTGCCTTCTTCATCTACTCCTG GTTCTTCATCGAGTCGGCCCGCTGGTACTCCTCCTCTGGGAGGCTGGACCTCACCCTGAAGGCCCTGCAAAGAGTGGCCTGGATCAATGGGAAGCGGGAAGAGGGGGCCAATCTAAGTATGGAG GTGCTCCGGGCCAGTCTGCAGAAGGAGCTGACCCTGGGCAAGGGCCAGGCCTCGGCCGTGGAGCTGCTGCGCTGTCCTGCCCTTCGCcgcctcttcctctgcctctccatGCTGTG gtTTGCCACTAGCTTTGCCTACTATGGGCTGGTCATGGACCTGCAGGGTTTTGGGGTCAGCATCTACCTAATCCAGATGATCTTTGGTGCTGTGGACCTGCCTGCCAAGCTCGTGGGCTTCCTTGTCATCAACTCTATGGGCCGCCGGCCTGCCCAGATGGCCTCACTGCTGCTGGCAGGCGTCTGCATCCTGATCAATGGGGTGGTACCCCAGG ATCAGTCCATTGTCCGAACCTCCCTTGCTGTGCTGGGGAAGGGCTGCCTGGCTGCCTCCTTCAACTGCATCTTCCTGTACACTGGGGAGCTGTACCCCACAGTGATCCG GCAGACAGGCTTGGGAATGGGCAGCACTCTGGCCCGAGTGGGCAGCATTGTGAGCCCACTGGTGAGCATGACCGCCGAGATCTACCCCTCCGTGCCTCTCTTTATCTACGGCGCTGTCCCCGTGGCCGCCAGCGCTGCCACTGCCTTCCTGCCGGAGACCCTGGGCCAGCCCCTGCCAGACACGGTGCAGGACGTGGAAGACAG gaggagagggaagaggaggcagcAGCGACAGGAGCGAAAGCAGATGGTCCCGCTCCAGGCCTCAGCACAAGCGAAGGACGGACTCTGA
- the LOC115840364 gene encoding solute carrier family 22 member 6 isoform X3 produces MAFNDLLLQVGGAGRFQQIQVTLVVLPLLLMASHNTLQNFTAAVPTHHCRPPADTNLSKDGELDAWLPRDGQGRPESCLRFTSPQRGLPFPNGTETNGTGATEPCTHGWIYDNSTFPSTIVMEAGPPEGAHLELPADGCVRNLRRLCSQLPRLLRLPAPLGHVAGWHFPQLHDTECGVDAHPHAGLRGHPDWLCLQPGPVSPGWCGLCCAPLALPAAAGLRALFCLLHLLLVLRASLQKELTLGKGQASAVELLRCPALRRLFLCLSMLWFATSFAYYGLVMDLQGFGVSIYLIQMIFGAVDLPAKLVGFLVINSMGRRPAQMASLLLAGVCILINGVVPQDQSIVRTSLAVLGKGCLAASFNCIFLYTGELYPTVIRQTGLGMGSTLARVGSIVSPLVSMTAEIYPSVPLFIYGAVPVAASAATAFLPETLGQPLPDTVQDVEDRRRGKRRQQRQERKQMVPLQASAQAKDGL; encoded by the exons ATGGCCTTCAATGACCTCCTGCTGCAGGTGGGGGGCGCCGGCCGCTTCCAGCAGATCCAGGTCACTCTGGTGGTCCTCCCCCTGCTCCTGATGGCCTCCCACAACACTCTGCAGAACTTCACCGCCGCTGTCCCCACCCACCACTGCCGCCCGCCTGCCGACACCAACCTCAGCAAGGACGGGGAGCTGGACGCCTGGCTGCCCCGGGACGGGCAGGGGCGGCCCGAGTCCTGCCTCCGCTTCACCTCCCCCCAGCGGGGGCTGCCCTTTCCCAACGGCACAGAGACCAATGGCACGGGGGCCACAGAGCCCTGCACCCACGGCTGGATCTATGACAATAGCACCTTCCCTTCCACCATCGTGATGGAG GCTGGGCCGCCGGAAGGTGCTCATCTTGAACTACCTGCAGACGGCTGTGTCAGGAACCTGCGCCGCCTTTGCTCCCAACTTCCCCGTCTACTGCGCCTTCCGGCTCCTCTCGGGCATGTCGCTGGCTGGCATTTCCCTCAACTGCATGACACTGA ATGTGGAGTGGATGCCCATCCACACGCGGGCCTGCGTGGGCACCCTGATTGGCTATGTCTACAGCCTGGGCCAGTTTCTCCTGGCTGGTGTGGCCTATGCTGTGCCCCACTGGCGCTACCTGCAGCTGCTGGTCTCCGTGCCCTTTTTTGCCTTCTTCATCTACTCCTG GTGCTCCGGGCCAGTCTGCAGAAGGAGCTGACCCTGGGCAAGGGCCAGGCCTCGGCCGTGGAGCTGCTGCGCTGTCCTGCCCTTCGCcgcctcttcctctgcctctccatGCTGTG gtTTGCCACTAGCTTTGCCTACTATGGGCTGGTCATGGACCTGCAGGGTTTTGGGGTCAGCATCTACCTAATCCAGATGATCTTTGGTGCTGTGGACCTGCCTGCCAAGCTCGTGGGCTTCCTTGTCATCAACTCTATGGGCCGCCGGCCTGCCCAGATGGCCTCACTGCTGCTGGCAGGCGTCTGCATCCTGATCAATGGGGTGGTACCCCAGG ATCAGTCCATTGTCCGAACCTCCCTTGCTGTGCTGGGGAAGGGCTGCCTGGCTGCCTCCTTCAACTGCATCTTCCTGTACACTGGGGAGCTGTACCCCACAGTGATCCG GCAGACAGGCTTGGGAATGGGCAGCACTCTGGCCCGAGTGGGCAGCATTGTGAGCCCACTGGTGAGCATGACCGCCGAGATCTACCCCTCCGTGCCTCTCTTTATCTACGGCGCTGTCCCCGTGGCCGCCAGCGCTGCCACTGCCTTCCTGCCGGAGACCCTGGGCCAGCCCCTGCCAGACACGGTGCAGGACGTGGAAGACAG gaggagagggaagaggaggcagcAGCGACAGGAGCGAAAGCAGATGGTCCCGCTCCAGGCCTCAGCACAAGCGAAGGACGGACTCTGA
- the LOC115840364 gene encoding solute carrier family 22 member 6 isoform X4 yields the protein MAFNDLLLQVGGAGRFQQIQVTLVVLPLLLMASHNTLQNFTAAVPTHHCRPPADTNLSKDGELDAWLPRDGQGRPESCLRFTSPQRGLPFPNGTETNGTGATEPCTHGWIYDNSTFPSTIVMEWDLVCSRRALRQLAQSLYMVGVLLGAMIFGHLADRCGVDAHPHAGLRGHPDWLCLQPGPVSPGWCGLCCAPLALPAAAGLRALFCLLHLLLVLRASLQKELTLGKGQASAVELLRCPALRRLFLCLSMLWFATSFAYYGLVMDLQGFGVSIYLIQMIFGAVDLPAKLVGFLVINSMGRRPAQMASLLLAGVCILINGVVPQDQSIVRTSLAVLGKGCLAASFNCIFLYTGELYPTVIRQTGLGMGSTLARVGSIVSPLVSMTAEIYPSVPLFIYGAVPVAASAATAFLPETLGQPLPDTVQDVEDRRRGKRRQQRQERKQMVPLQASAQAKDGL from the exons ATGGCCTTCAATGACCTCCTGCTGCAGGTGGGGGGCGCCGGCCGCTTCCAGCAGATCCAGGTCACTCTGGTGGTCCTCCCCCTGCTCCTGATGGCCTCCCACAACACTCTGCAGAACTTCACCGCCGCTGTCCCCACCCACCACTGCCGCCCGCCTGCCGACACCAACCTCAGCAAGGACGGGGAGCTGGACGCCTGGCTGCCCCGGGACGGGCAGGGGCGGCCCGAGTCCTGCCTCCGCTTCACCTCCCCCCAGCGGGGGCTGCCCTTTCCCAACGGCACAGAGACCAATGGCACGGGGGCCACAGAGCCCTGCACCCACGGCTGGATCTATGACAATAGCACCTTCCCTTCCACCATCGTGATGGAG tGGGACCTCGTGTGTTCTCGTAGGGCCTTACGCCAGCTGGCTCAGTCCTTGTACATGGTAGGGGTGCTTCTCGGAGCCATGATATTCGGGCACCTGGCAGACAG ATGTGGAGTGGATGCCCATCCACACGCGGGCCTGCGTGGGCACCCTGATTGGCTATGTCTACAGCCTGGGCCAGTTTCTCCTGGCTGGTGTGGCCTATGCTGTGCCCCACTGGCGCTACCTGCAGCTGCTGGTCTCCGTGCCCTTTTTTGCCTTCTTCATCTACTCCTG GTGCTCCGGGCCAGTCTGCAGAAGGAGCTGACCCTGGGCAAGGGCCAGGCCTCGGCCGTGGAGCTGCTGCGCTGTCCTGCCCTTCGCcgcctcttcctctgcctctccatGCTGTG gtTTGCCACTAGCTTTGCCTACTATGGGCTGGTCATGGACCTGCAGGGTTTTGGGGTCAGCATCTACCTAATCCAGATGATCTTTGGTGCTGTGGACCTGCCTGCCAAGCTCGTGGGCTTCCTTGTCATCAACTCTATGGGCCGCCGGCCTGCCCAGATGGCCTCACTGCTGCTGGCAGGCGTCTGCATCCTGATCAATGGGGTGGTACCCCAGG ATCAGTCCATTGTCCGAACCTCCCTTGCTGTGCTGGGGAAGGGCTGCCTGGCTGCCTCCTTCAACTGCATCTTCCTGTACACTGGGGAGCTGTACCCCACAGTGATCCG GCAGACAGGCTTGGGAATGGGCAGCACTCTGGCCCGAGTGGGCAGCATTGTGAGCCCACTGGTGAGCATGACCGCCGAGATCTACCCCTCCGTGCCTCTCTTTATCTACGGCGCTGTCCCCGTGGCCGCCAGCGCTGCCACTGCCTTCCTGCCGGAGACCCTGGGCCAGCCCCTGCCAGACACGGTGCAGGACGTGGAAGACAG gaggagagggaagaggaggcagcAGCGACAGGAGCGAAAGCAGATGGTCCCGCTCCAGGCCTCAGCACAAGCGAAGGACGGACTCTGA
- the LOC115840364 gene encoding solute carrier family 22 member 6 isoform X2, whose amino-acid sequence MAFNDLLLQVGGAGRFQQIQVTLVVLPLLLMASHNTLQNFTAAVPTHHCRPPADTNLSKDGELDAWLPRDGQGRPESCLRFTSPQRGLPFPNGTETNGTGATEPCTHGWIYDNSTFPSTIVMEWDLVCSRRALRQLAQSLYMVGVLLGAMIFGHLADRLGRRKVLILNYLQTAVSGTCAAFAPNFPVYCAFRLLSGMSLAGISLNCMTLNVEWMPIHTRACVGTLIGYVYSLGQFLLAGVAYAVPHWRYLQLLVSVPFFAFFIYSWFFIESARWYSSSGRLDLTLKALQRVAWINGKREEGANLSMEVLRASLQKELTLGKGQASAVELLRCPALRRLFLCLSMLWFATSFAYYGLVMDLQGFGVSIYLIQMIFGAVDLPAKLVGFLVINSMGRRPAQMASLLLAGVCILINGVVPQDQSIVRTSLAVLGKGCLAASFNCIFLYTGELYPTVIRILPLCESSWELLAAKEEKKESSCDVRMLIPAPLDSSRVWTQNQFATSSCAPGDSAC is encoded by the exons ATGGCCTTCAATGACCTCCTGCTGCAGGTGGGGGGCGCCGGCCGCTTCCAGCAGATCCAGGTCACTCTGGTGGTCCTCCCCCTGCTCCTGATGGCCTCCCACAACACTCTGCAGAACTTCACCGCCGCTGTCCCCACCCACCACTGCCGCCCGCCTGCCGACACCAACCTCAGCAAGGACGGGGAGCTGGACGCCTGGCTGCCCCGGGACGGGCAGGGGCGGCCCGAGTCCTGCCTCCGCTTCACCTCCCCCCAGCGGGGGCTGCCCTTTCCCAACGGCACAGAGACCAATGGCACGGGGGCCACAGAGCCCTGCACCCACGGCTGGATCTATGACAATAGCACCTTCCCTTCCACCATCGTGATGGAG tGGGACCTCGTGTGTTCTCGTAGGGCCTTACGCCAGCTGGCTCAGTCCTTGTACATGGTAGGGGTGCTTCTCGGAGCCATGATATTCGGGCACCTGGCAGACAG GCTGGGCCGCCGGAAGGTGCTCATCTTGAACTACCTGCAGACGGCTGTGTCAGGAACCTGCGCCGCCTTTGCTCCCAACTTCCCCGTCTACTGCGCCTTCCGGCTCCTCTCGGGCATGTCGCTGGCTGGCATTTCCCTCAACTGCATGACACTGA ATGTGGAGTGGATGCCCATCCACACGCGGGCCTGCGTGGGCACCCTGATTGGCTATGTCTACAGCCTGGGCCAGTTTCTCCTGGCTGGTGTGGCCTATGCTGTGCCCCACTGGCGCTACCTGCAGCTGCTGGTCTCCGTGCCCTTTTTTGCCTTCTTCATCTACTCCTG GTTCTTCATCGAGTCGGCCCGCTGGTACTCCTCCTCTGGGAGGCTGGACCTCACCCTGAAGGCCCTGCAAAGAGTGGCCTGGATCAATGGGAAGCGGGAAGAGGGGGCCAATCTAAGTATGGAG GTGCTCCGGGCCAGTCTGCAGAAGGAGCTGACCCTGGGCAAGGGCCAGGCCTCGGCCGTGGAGCTGCTGCGCTGTCCTGCCCTTCGCcgcctcttcctctgcctctccatGCTGTG gtTTGCCACTAGCTTTGCCTACTATGGGCTGGTCATGGACCTGCAGGGTTTTGGGGTCAGCATCTACCTAATCCAGATGATCTTTGGTGCTGTGGACCTGCCTGCCAAGCTCGTGGGCTTCCTTGTCATCAACTCTATGGGCCGCCGGCCTGCCCAGATGGCCTCACTGCTGCTGGCAGGCGTCTGCATCCTGATCAATGGGGTGGTACCCCAGG ATCAGTCCATTGTCCGAACCTCCCTTGCTGTGCTGGGGAAGGGCTGCCTGGCTGCCTCCTTCAACTGCATCTTCCTGTACACTGGGGAGCTGTACCCCACAGTGATCCG GATCCTCCCTCTCTGTGAAAGCTCCTGGGAACTTCTGGCagcaaaggaggagaaaaaagagagcagCTGTGACGTCAGGATGCTGATCCCTGCTCCTCTGGATTCCAGCAGGGTCTGGACTCAAAACCAGTTTGCCACTTCCAGCTGTGCACCTGGAGATTCAGCCTGCTAG